Genomic DNA from Paracoccus aminophilus JCM 7686:
TTCTATCGTGCGGAGAAAGCAAAGCCGCTCCGGCGCCGACATGGGGGCCCGCCGTCAAGGCAGGCCGATCTTAAGGGGTTGGAGGGGTCAGGCCCGCATGATCGGACGGCAAATCCGCATCAAAGTGACGAGATTCATCGTCAAGACCAGACAAAGCGCCAGCAGTGCGAACACCCCAAACGCCTCGACCCCGAGCAAATGGAACGAGCCCTTCATCAAGCTCGTCGACAGAAAGGCTCCGATCCCGGCAAGTGCGGACATCAGCACCATGATGGCGGGCATCGCCGACATGAACAGCACGCGCGAGGCGGTGCTTTTGGACACGCGCGGCGCGGAAATTCCCGGCAAACGACGCATCCGGTCCACAATCAGCCCGCCGAGAACCACAAGGACCGCAATCAGGAAAGCATAGCGGTCCACGAACAAAAGACCCTTGCCCCAAGTCGATGCGACCAGATCTTCGCGCCAGCCCGGCTCTAGGATCAGCGGGCGGAGCCGCATCGCAAGGAAGGTCAGGCCAATGCCGCCGACCACAGTCCAGCGCAAGTTGCGCCATTTGAACTCGGCAACGACCTCTCGGTAGTCACGGGCAAGCGCATCGGTCGCGCCGAATTCGGCGAGAACCTGCCGCAAGCAAAACTCGGGGTCGGCGCCTTCGTCAGCTGCCTCCTCGAGCGCTTCGCTCAGGTGGTCGATGATCTCGGCCCGCAGACGATCCGCCATCAGAGGGCCAGCGTAGCTACCTTCGATGATTTCGGAGGTATAGCGCTCGATCAGATCTTCGACTTCACCGGTTCGAACAGCAGCAGGTCGATAGCTGCCACGAAAGTCTTCCAATGATCGCATCTTTCCCTCAGCTGTGTTTTGCCTGCATCGGTCAACGCATAGATACGCCGCTTGCGTCCGCTCGGCGCCTGCTCCCAAGAGCTGGCGATAAGCCCGTTATTCTCAAGCCGATGCAAGGTCGGATAAATAGTGCCTCCAGGCAGATCGAGCATGTTCTGACTGCGACGGCTAATCTCTTTTATAATGGCGTAACCATAGCCTGCGCCGGTGTCGATCACCGACAGAACAATGGTGTCTAGATGTCCCTTGAGCATCTCGGGGTTCAAATCGCCATCTCCGGTTATTGGGCCAACTGGCCGTGAGAAGTTATAGGTAGTTATGCAACTGTTCTATGTAGGCTGCCTTCCTATGTATAGCCTCATTATGTATGGGAGATGTCAGACCAGTCGAGTGCATCGGCACTTGGAAGTTGTGACGATAACAGCGTAGCAGAAGAATTCCCCAAGGACTTCGCTCGGTTCGGCGTTCAGCGCGCACGTCATAGGTGAACTGGCCTTCCAAACCCGGGTGAAAAGCAAAACGCAAACTCGCCACGATATCGGCCAAGAAATGCCGAACGACTCGGTTCGACGCGCGGAATTTCGCTGAGGGCATCAAAAGAAGTCTGCTCTGCGGCATCTTGCGCCTGGGCGCAGGTACGAATCAGGCCCTCCTTGGCCCGATTGCCATCGCGCAAGGAAAGCTCCCCAAGTGGCTGGTGTCGCATCGGAATGAAGGCCGTTCGATGCCGTCCTTGGTAAGTGCGCCGCTGGAGATTTCGTGGGCAGCACGCATGAAAGCCGGACCGCGAAACCGCAAGAGCTTCGCAGAGCCAGTTGATCCTCCCCCCATGAAGTGGTCTGCCGTTATGATTAGGAAACGGAGGATAGAGAATGGCAAACAAGCGACCGAAGCCGGAAGAGATTGTGTCGAAACTGCGGCAGGTTGAGGTCCTGATGGGACAAGGCCTGTCGCGCCTTGATGCGATCGGGCGGATCGGTGTCGTCGAACAGACCTATTACCGCTGGCGGAAGCAGTGAGCCGTTGAAGGCGCCACTGGTCCGAGCCCGACGGCGAACGGTGGGATGGGTGTGGATCAGTTGAAGGAACTGAAGCGGCTCCAGCAGGAGAATGAGCGGCTCCGGCGTGCCGTGTCCGACATGACGCTGGACAAGCTGATCTTGACGGAGGCCGCCAGGGGAACCTTCTGAGCCCCGCTCGTCGCCGGGCCTGCATTGACCATGTTCGCAGTGAGCCCAAGCGTTTCCGAGCGTCGAGCCTGCCAAGTGCTGCGCCAACATCGTTCGACTCAACGCAAGTTGCCGCGAGGGCGGGTTGATGAAGATCGCCTAGTCGCCGACATGATCGCGCTGGCCCGGCAATATGGCAGCTCAGGTTATCGCCGGATTGCAGCTCTGTTGCGGAATGCAGGATGGCAGGTGAA
This window encodes:
- a CDS encoding PadR family transcriptional regulator, encoding MNPEMLKGHLDTIVLSVIDTGAGYGYAIIKEISRRSQNMLDLPGGTIYPTLHRLENNGLIASSWEQAPSGRKRRIYALTDAGKTQLRERCDHWKTFVAAIDLLLFEPVKSKI